Proteins encoded in a region of the Isosphaeraceae bacterium EP7 genome:
- a CDS encoding efflux RND transporter permease subunit — protein sequence MNPIVFAMRRPLTVMVAVVAVALGSGLAVLRMPVDIFPNLNLPVVYVCQPYGGMDPAQMEGLLTNYYEYHFLYIGGIHHVESKNIQGMALMKLFFHPGTNMAQAMAETIGYVTRSRAFMPPGTVSPFITRFDAGSVPVGYLVMSSETKSIGEIQDQALFKVRPMFASLPGVSAPPPFGGSQRTVVVRVDPDRLRSYKMSPDEVIKALTAGNAISPSGNVRIGDEMPIVAVNSLVKQADELKTIPIRPGVSPTVYLRDVATVQDASDTTTGYALVNGRRAVYILVTKRADASTLSVVENVKAALPSMQAVLPDDIKVSFEFDQSPTVTNAMSSLATEGALGAVFTGLMVLVFLRDWRSVVVVVLNIPFALCGAVVALWLTGQTINLMTLGGLALAIGILVDEATVEIENIHAKMDHTESIPRAVRQGNLDTAVPRLLAMLSILAVFIPSFFMQGAAQALFVPLSLAVGFAMVASYVLSSTFVPVLSVWLLRHKAGGRSAKRSVFERARDAYGIGLGRVVRLRWLVVPAYLAVAGLVTYGVGRQLGLEIFPRVDAGRFQLRIKAAAGTRIEKTEQIAKAALAAVKEEVGEDGVEISVGYVGVIPSSYPINAIYQWTAGPEEALLRVALHEKGGVDVEALKRRLRDTLSGRMPDVHFSFEPADIVSDVMSFGSPTPVEVAVSGPAYADVRAHAAKVKEELAKVESLRDLQYAQSLDYPTVSVDIDRERAGLSGVTAEEIARSLVTATSSSRFVVPNYWPDPKSGIGYQVQVEIPIALMDSVKQVETIPVQRAGGPSLLLRDVAKVGRGTMPGEYDRYNMKRSISLTANIVGEDLGRVASRVTQAIERAGAPPKGVNVDIRGQIVPMREMLNGLSVGLAMSIAVILLLLTANFQSLRLALVAISTAPAVICGVVTALWLTGTTVNIQSFMGAIMAIGVAVANAILLVTFAERHRREDSAGATEAAVFGAKGRLRPILMTSCAMTAGMVPMAVGWGEGGGQTAPLGRAVIGGLVAATFATLLVLPSIFALVQGWAGRDSASLDPDDPESRYFDQPAELTPVVHANGDGREAATWDAIESGRAHDARDDRGHQ from the coding sequence CGGTCGTCTACGTCTGCCAGCCCTACGGCGGCATGGACCCCGCCCAGATGGAGGGGCTGCTCACGAATTATTACGAGTACCACTTCCTCTACATCGGCGGCATCCACCACGTCGAGTCGAAGAACATCCAGGGCATGGCCCTGATGAAGCTGTTCTTCCACCCGGGCACGAACATGGCCCAGGCGATGGCCGAGACCATCGGCTACGTCACGAGGTCGCGGGCCTTCATGCCGCCGGGGACCGTCTCCCCGTTCATCACGCGCTTCGACGCCGGCAGCGTGCCCGTCGGCTACCTCGTCATGTCGAGCGAGACCAAGAGCATCGGCGAGATCCAGGACCAGGCCCTCTTCAAGGTCCGGCCGATGTTCGCGAGCTTGCCCGGCGTCTCGGCGCCGCCCCCCTTCGGCGGGAGTCAGCGGACCGTCGTCGTCCGCGTCGACCCGGACAGGCTCCGCTCCTACAAGATGTCGCCGGATGAGGTCATCAAGGCGCTGACCGCGGGGAACGCGATCAGCCCTTCGGGGAACGTCCGGATCGGCGATGAGATGCCCATCGTCGCGGTCAACTCGCTCGTCAAGCAGGCCGACGAGTTGAAGACTATCCCGATCCGCCCCGGCGTGAGCCCGACGGTCTACCTGCGCGACGTCGCCACGGTCCAGGACGCCTCCGACACCACGACCGGCTACGCACTCGTCAACGGCCGACGGGCCGTCTACATCCTCGTCACCAAGCGGGCCGACGCCTCGACGCTCTCGGTGGTCGAGAACGTGAAGGCCGCGCTCCCCTCGATGCAGGCGGTCCTGCCCGACGACATCAAGGTCAGCTTCGAGTTCGACCAGTCGCCGACCGTCACGAACGCGATGTCGAGCCTCGCCACCGAAGGGGCCCTCGGGGCCGTGTTCACCGGGCTCATGGTGCTCGTGTTCCTGCGCGACTGGCGGAGCGTGGTCGTCGTCGTCCTGAACATCCCGTTCGCCCTCTGCGGGGCCGTCGTCGCCCTGTGGCTCACGGGCCAGACCATCAACCTGATGACCCTCGGCGGGCTCGCGCTCGCCATCGGCATCCTGGTGGACGAGGCGACCGTCGAGATCGAGAACATCCACGCGAAGATGGATCACACGGAGAGCATCCCGCGTGCGGTCAGGCAGGGCAACCTCGACACGGCCGTGCCCAGGCTCCTGGCGATGCTCTCCATCCTCGCCGTCTTCATCCCGTCGTTTTTCATGCAGGGGGCGGCCCAGGCCCTCTTCGTGCCGCTCTCGCTCGCCGTCGGCTTCGCGATGGTCGCGTCCTACGTGCTGTCGAGCACCTTCGTTCCGGTCCTCTCGGTCTGGCTCCTCAGGCACAAGGCCGGCGGACGCTCGGCGAAGCGTTCGGTCTTCGAACGGGCGCGGGACGCCTACGGGATCGGGCTCGGGCGGGTCGTCCGGCTCCGCTGGCTCGTCGTCCCGGCGTATCTCGCCGTCGCCGGGCTGGTCACTTACGGCGTGGGTCGCCAGCTCGGCCTGGAGATCTTCCCGAGGGTCGATGCCGGGCGGTTCCAGCTCCGCATCAAGGCGGCGGCCGGCACGCGAATCGAGAAGACCGAGCAGATCGCGAAGGCCGCCCTGGCAGCGGTGAAGGAAGAGGTCGGCGAGGACGGCGTGGAGATTTCCGTCGGCTACGTCGGGGTCATCCCGTCGAGCTACCCGATCAATGCCATCTACCAGTGGACCGCCGGGCCCGAAGAGGCGCTGCTCAGGGTCGCCCTCCACGAGAAGGGTGGCGTGGACGTCGAGGCGCTCAAGCGGCGGCTCCGCGACACCCTCTCGGGCCGGATGCCCGACGTGCATTTCTCCTTCGAGCCCGCCGACATCGTGAGCGACGTCATGAGCTTCGGCTCCCCCACGCCCGTCGAGGTCGCCGTCAGCGGCCCGGCCTACGCGGACGTCCGGGCCCATGCGGCGAAGGTCAAGGAGGAGCTTGCCAAGGTCGAATCGCTCCGCGACCTCCAGTACGCCCAGTCGCTCGACTACCCGACGGTGAGCGTCGACATCGACCGCGAGCGGGCGGGACTCAGCGGGGTCACGGCCGAGGAGATCGCCCGCTCGCTGGTGACCGCGACCTCGTCGAGCCGGTTCGTCGTGCCGAATTACTGGCCCGACCCGAAGTCGGGCATCGGCTACCAGGTCCAGGTCGAGATCCCGATCGCCCTCATGGACTCGGTGAAGCAGGTGGAGACCATCCCCGTCCAGCGCGCGGGCGGCCCGTCGCTCCTCCTGAGAGACGTCGCCAAGGTCGGCCGCGGCACGATGCCCGGCGAATACGACCGCTACAACATGAAGCGGTCCATCAGCCTGACCGCGAACATCGTTGGCGAGGACCTGGGCAGGGTCGCGAGCCGCGTCACACAAGCCATCGAGCGGGCAGGCGCCCCGCCGAAGGGCGTGAATGTCGACATCCGCGGCCAGATCGTCCCCATGCGGGAGATGCTCAACGGTCTCTCGGTGGGGCTCGCGATGTCCATCGCGGTCATCCTGCTGCTGCTCACCGCCAACTTCCAGTCGCTGCGGCTCGCCCTGGTCGCCATCTCGACCGCCCCGGCCGTCATCTGCGGGGTCGTCACTGCCCTCTGGCTCACCGGGACGACGGTCAACATCCAGTCGTTCATGGGGGCGATCATGGCCATCGGCGTCGCCGTCGCCAACGCCATCCTGCTCGTCACCTTCGCCGAGCGTCATCGTCGCGAGGACTCCGCCGGGGCGACCGAGGCCGCGGTCTTCGGGGCGAAGGGGCGACTCCGGCCCATCCTCATGACGAGCTGCGCGATGACGGCCGGCATGGTACCGATGGCCGTCGGCTGGGGCGAAGGGGGCGGGCAGACGGCCCCGCTCGGGCGGGCCGTCATCGGCGGCCTCGTCGCGGCGACCTTCGCCACCCTGCTCGTCCTCCCCTCCATCTTCGCCCTCGTCCAGGGGTGGGCCGGCCGAGATTCCGCGTCCCTGGACCCGGACGACCCCGAGAGCCGCTACTTCGACCAACCCGCCGAACTCACTCCCGTCGTGCACGCGAACGGGGACGGTCGCGAGGCCGCGACCTGGGATGCGATCGAGAGTGGTCGTGCCCACGATGCACGCGATGACCGGGGGCACCAATGA